The Azospirillum sp. TSA2s region AGTGGCGGCCAACTGCTGTTCCACGCGCTCAGCCAGTTGTACTCGCGGACCTCGGTGTTGATCACCACCAACTTGAGCTTCGCTGAATGGCCGACGGTGTTTGCTGGCGACGCCAAGATGACCACCGCTTTGCTCGACCGGCTGACGCATCACTGCGACATCCTGGAAACCGGCAACGAGAGCTGGCGGTTCAAGAACCGCTCCTGATCCAAAGTCTTCCCCCCGTCCGTTGCCCAGGGGGGCCCACAGGCCCCTCCCACGCGCGCCGCTGCGTCAGCCATGAGGGCACTCCGCGGCGCGCGCGGGACCCTCCCGTGGACTCCCTGGACAACAGGTTCTGCAACCGCAAGCGTGGCTGGAAATTGCAAGCCGATGCCGGCTGGAAATTGGAAGCCGATTGACAATCAAGTTCCCCTCAGTGCACCCTGCTGGCTGTCTCCCTTGGAAGCTGGACGAAGCAGTCTCCTAGGCGCGGATGCAGTATTGCATCGTTATGAAAGGCCCTTGGCGTTGGCCGTGCTTTCTCTCATCAGTCGAGTTCCAAGCTCTTCAGAGCCTTGCGCTTCAAGCGCCCCAGCTTTGGGTCCGGTGTCGCTGTCGATACGGCGATCGGCATTGGGGAAGAAGGAGCAGCAGCAGCCACAAGGCCCGCATTGATCTCGCGTCGGCGGTAGAGGCCCTGCATTGCCAGGCTACGGACAAACTCAGCGCGGTCTCTGGACGGTAGACGCTCGAGCTCCTCACTCAGCTCGGCGCAAGCGCGTGTTATGACCAGGACGATTCTCATTGGACAGCTGCGCTCCAGAAGCCTCGTGCGTTCGCCAGGACCGGCTCTTGAGGCAACACGGGGCGGCTCTTGGGGAAAAGGTCGCGGGCCGCCGCCTCGTAAGCCTTGGCACCCCCGCCGACGATCAGCACGATGTCTACAGCGCGGTCGTTGGCGCGGAGTTGCTGCTTCATTTCCTTCAGGGCTTCGACAGCAACGCGCTGCGCCGCCTTATCCATGTACGGCGCCAGCTCGACCGGAGTGCCGAACACCGGGACCGAGGTCTTGCCCTGACGTACTGCCTGTTCCAGCCGCTCTATGCCGGCGCTGCCTCCATGGTCCTCCTGGATGAGGCTGTTTACTGTCTCAATCAGGACCGACATCGCCCGCTTGGACGTGCCGCTGCTGGCTTTGCGGATCTCACCCTCCTCGATGGCGATCCAATCCACCGAGAAGAAGCCGGGATCGATCACCATGATCCGTGACTCTTCAAGCTCCGCGGCGTCCTCGACCGTGTTCAGCAGGTCCAGGTAAGCGCCGAAGGGCTGGGGAACGACCAGCGTGTTCTTCACTGTGATCGCCCGGCCGGCGGTGACCTGATGCTGACCGGTCAGCCGGTCTGAAAGACGTGCCCGGAGATCCTTATCAAGAAACTGGGAGACCGGCAGGCCGGTGATGAGCTGGTCCACCGTGTCGTGCTCGCCCATGAGGAGGGCAGCGTGGAACAGTGCGCGGTAGGCATCGGAGGCGGGGTAGTCGGCGTGCAACTCGCGAACTGAGGTTTCAAGCCGAGCCTGATCCACACCTGCAGCCCACTTCTCACCGTTGACGTTCACGACAAGAGCGTCTGTGTCTCCGTCTGCCTTACCCATCCGCAATGGGAGGTCTGACAGGCGGCCAGCGCCGGCGGGCAACACCCGTGTGACGGCAGGCTTGGCCAGCCCGTCGTCCGACACCTTTCCGAAGGCTAGCTTGAGGTTCGAATACCCAATGTCGAGCCCGATGGCGAACATGGCGGCACATTCCCGGAAGTTGCTCTGGCGGTTCACTGCAGGAACCTATGAGCCATGCTACCAACTTCGAAGCGCACGGCGCGCCGCCGAAAGACGTCGGAAATCGACGTCTTTCTCGGGTGCTGGGGACAAAGTGCTTCTGGCGGTGCTCTGGCGGTGCTCTGGCGGTGCTCTGGCGGTACCGGCGGCGGCGGAGCATATCCATGGGCATCAGGTCGGGCTGCAGGCAGCCCCATTTGGGTATTTAGCCGGAGCCAAAAGAGGCACTAGCTGAGCCAGCGCTTCATAACGTGCCGTACACCATGGGGTTCCCATCTGCGCAGCCCCCCGGTCTGCGCAGATCATAATCTGCGCAGACCATGGTCGTTCTTGTGCAGATGACCGGAAGAACAACCATACTTCAGATACATTGGTGGTTTTCATCTGCGCAGCCCCCCCGGTCTGCGCAAATCATGATTTGCGCAGACCGCCCTTGAATGTGCTCGGGGGTAGTGATAGCGTGGCTTTATCTGCGCAGCCCCCCCGGTCTGCGCAGATCATGATCTGCGCAGACCTCGTTTCCCCCGTTGCTTTGATGTGGCCCTGCTCCCATCTGCGCAGGGGGGTGGGTCTGCGCCGATGGTTAGGTATTTGCGCAGACCCCCCCGAGGAAAAATGACCCTTGAAGATGAGATCAAAGCTCTGCGGGAGCGGACCGGAGCGAGTTTTACGGACCTGTTGAGAGCTCTTTTGTTGTCCGAGGGCGATGTGCTCGAAACTGAGGCCCGGGGACTCTCATCGGGCTTCTACGGAGAATGTGAGCGTGTCCGCCAGGAAAGGCCGTCATCCGAACACAACCGCTATCTGGCGCGGGTTGAGCGACGGAATGTGGCGATCTCAATCCGGTGGGCGAAAGTAAGGTTCTTCGGAGGAAAAGGGAGCCGCCGGCGGATGGACGAGAACGTGCCGCGAGGCGACACGGCCCAATACCCGATGACGTCTTTCCCCGATGCGCAGGATTGGGAAAGGGTGCTCATCAGTGATCTGGAAGAGAAGTTTGGCCCTTTGCGATCGCGAAGCAGTATGGTCGCGAAAATGGCAGTACTTGGAGCCGCCTACCGCCAGGTTGAGGAGGGGGCTCGACAGCGGCAGGCTGCCTTGGAGGCAGACACCGCAAAGTTCTAAGGGAGGCGAGGACTTGCGTTTCCGGGAAAATCCGTAGGCTGAACACAGAGGGTGAGCGGACGGCCGCGCGCCCCCTGGACAGGCAACGCACACCTCAGGAGGCAGGCATGCTGGACGCAGAGTTGGAGCTTTATGGCGATCTGTTCGTCGCGTGCCGCTTCCACGAGGTGGGCCTGACCTTCGAGGAGTTCCTTCGGCACCCGATGAAGGCGATTGCGACTTTGGAGAATGGCCCTGCGGTGCAGCGGTGGGGGCGAATGCGGGCGGTGTCCGCGACAAAGCTGGCCAAGAGTGCCTGCGGCGGTCCTCCTCCGGCCCTCACCAATGAGGCTCGCCGTCAGGCCGGCATCGCTGAACACGAACGCTTCGACGCCGAGGTTCGCCGCTTCCTCGCAGTAGGCTAACGCCCCCTGGATAGGCCCCCCTGGAAAGGACAGCCGCTATGGAACGTCTTGTGATTGGCAAGATACGAAACCGGGTGCGGGAGCGTGAGGACGCGGACCGCCTTCTCTGGCTCCGCCGTGAGAACATGCCGGCGGAGTTGGCCCGTGGCCGTCTCGTCCTGTCGGAGGAGGAGGTCCGGACCAACCTGCCTGTTCCCCTCCTCGGTCGACCCGATCAGGTGTTCATGTCGGACGCAGGACTTCTGGTGCCGGTGGACACGAAGACCCGGCGGCTGCCGCGGGTGTTCCTCTCGGACATTGTGCAGCTGTCGGTCTACGGGACAATATTGAACTTTACGACAGACCCACGGTTTGCCGGCCGGGATGTGGCCGCCCATGGTTACGTCCGGATGCCGACGCTCTATGGCGTGGCCTGGGCGCGTGTGGCACTGTTGAAGCCGGCAGCGGTGGTCGAGCTCTGGGCAGATCACTGGCGCCGCACTGAGGCCCAAGCGACGCAGGCGGCATAATGCTGGAAGGCGTTGAGGGGCCAAACACGGCCCTTCGCTTCAGTCGATGGGTGTTGGGGTGGGAGGAGTGTGTGATAAGCCTGTTCGACCACTCCCCTCGCATTCGGCGCGTGGTTCAGAAAGCAATGTTGGTTGTCGGTGTGCTTGGCCTTTGCGGCTTCGGCCTGCGGGTCGCGCAACAGTCAGGCTTCGTTACGGTCTCGCTGGACACCGATCAGAAGATCGCCGACTGCGCTCTCCTAGGGCAGGCCTTCGAAGCGGGACAGGTGACCGCTATCGAATTTGTGACCGCCGGCTGCTCTCAGGCGAGGTTGAGGGAGATGCTGGTGCGCCGCGTCCAAGGAGACCAACGGGCGCCACAGTACGGCCGTTCCTGAGTGGGCGCCGCAGCGCGCATATTGTCCCTTCAGTCGCGCGGTCAACCGTTCTCGCAGATATCTCCTTGTCCGGTCTGAGTGGCTTGTGCTTAATGATCTTGGCTGCTTTGGCGCCTAAGGATTTGCAAGGATTTTACCCGGTCGTAACGATTCCCCGCTCGCCGATTTCAGGCTCCGGGTGTATGGTTGCGCCCGGACGCTCGTTTTTGCGAGTTCTGAGCTGAGCAGCAACCATGGGCGGCGCGCGGGCGCATCGGGGCAACCTACTGTGACTAAAGACGACGACATGCTCAAGGAGTTCCGGAAAGCGACCGGCGGTGATGCCTCTGAGGGCGTCAAAGAGATACTCGACCTGGTGAAGATGGACTGGCCGGGAGCGGCGAAGGCGATGGAGCGATTGGGCAAGTTTCTGGGCGATACCGTGACGGTCCCGGGCTTGGAGGGTCACAAGCCGCTGGCCTTTGCCGCCTACGAGAAGGCGCTGGCTGCCTATCAGGAGGCGATGGGGCAAGAAGACCCAGTCCGGTTGGCTGCCCTCATTGAGACGCTGCTGACCGAAGCGGCCGACGGGCTCACAAAGGTGGAGATCGTCGACGCCGTGGGGCGGGTCTGGAACCCGGCTGACGGCAAATCGGTGTCCGAGTGGAACAAGGACCGCAATAAGATCGAGGTGCGTGAGGGCTCACAGCCG contains the following coding sequences:
- a CDS encoding ParM/StbA family protein, which gives rise to MFAIGLDIGYSNLKLAFGKVSDDGLAKPAVTRVLPAGAGRLSDLPLRMGKADGDTDALVVNVNGEKWAAGVDQARLETSVRELHADYPASDAYRALFHAALLMGEHDTVDQLITGLPVSQFLDKDLRARLSDRLTGQHQVTAGRAITVKNTLVVPQPFGAYLDLLNTVEDAAELEESRIMVIDPGFFSVDWIAIEEGEIRKASSGTSKRAMSVLIETVNSLIQEDHGGSAGIERLEQAVRQGKTSVPVFGTPVELAPYMDKAAQRVAVEALKEMKQQLRANDRAVDIVLIVGGGAKAYEAAARDLFPKSRPVLPQEPVLANARGFWSAAVQ
- the mobI gene encoding conjugative transfer protein MobI(A/C); its protein translation is MTLEDEIKALRERTGASFTDLLRALLLSEGDVLETEARGLSSGFYGECERVRQERPSSEHNRYLARVERRNVAISIRWAKVRFFGGKGSRRRMDENVPRGDTAQYPMTSFPDAQDWERVLISDLEEKFGPLRSRSSMVAKMAVLGAAYRQVEEGARQRQAALEADTAKF